Proteins from a single region of Vanessa cardui chromosome 13, ilVanCard2.1, whole genome shotgun sequence:
- the LOC124534721 gene encoding immediate early response 3-interacting protein 1 gives MLTLWNLFEASLLCLNAVCVLHEERFMQKMGWGANNRNQGFEDQSSMKYQVLNLVRSIRTVTRIPLIILNILTIIFKLLLG, from the exons ATGCTTACATTGTGGAATCTATTTGAAGCTTCTTTGTTGTGTTTAAATGCCGTCTGCGTCCTCCATGAGGAAAGATTTAtgcaaaaaa TGGGATGGGGTGCTAATAATCGAAATCAAGGCTTTGAAGACCAATCGTCAATGAAAtatcaagttttaaatttagtaagaTCAATACGAACAGTAACAAGAA ttCCACTCatcatattgaatattttaacaattatttttaaattattactggGGTGA